Below is a genomic region from Brassica rapa cultivar Chiifu-401-42 chromosome A08, CAAS_Brap_v3.01, whole genome shotgun sequence.
TCGTCTCTTTCCTTTAAATTGTTTTTGCTATTTTATTATGGGCCAGCTCAAATAGCCCAATAGTGCACTTAAATGGGCCGACTGATAATATCAAAGAGACTTCTCCGTCTTCATGAGTTCTTCGACgctcctctctctttcttctgaATCCGAAGAGCAGAGAGACGCAGAAGCACTAAAACCCTATTAGTAGAACAATGGTGAAGCTCACGGCTGATTTGGTCTGGAACAGTCCTCACTTCTTCAACGCCATCAAGGAGCGAGAGTTGGAGCTACGAGGTAGACTTATCATCTTTTCCCCATTACCGTTCTAGGGTTTGTTCTGTAACCCTAAACGCATCTTCTCTCTCTGCTATTTTATTGCAGGCAATAAGATTCCTGTAATCGAGAACTTGGGTGCTACTGAGGTTACTTCCCTTTCTGTTTTCTTATATTGAATTGATTTTCGACAGGTTTACTAATCAGCTTTTTTATTACAGGACCAGTTTGATACAATAGATCTGTCTGATAATGAGATAGTTAAGCTAGAGAACTTTCCGCTTCTCAACCGGTTAGGGACTCTGATTGTTAATAACAATCGGATCACTCGGATAAACCCTAACATTGGAGGTAAAGTCTCCTCCTTTTGAATCTGTTGTAATGAAATGTTGTTGTGTTTATTTGTGTGGTTGATGTTCTGCAGAGTTCTTGCCGAAGCTGCACACTTTGGTTCTTACGAACAACAGGCTTGTGAATTTGGTTGAGATCGATCCCCTTGCCTCCATTCCAAAGCTTCAGTACCTTAGTTTGTTGGATAATAATATCACCAAAAAGCCGAATTATCGCCTTTATGTGATTCACAAGCTTAAATCACTTCGAGTGCTAGATTTCATTAAAGTCAAAGCTAAGGTGAGGAGCTTATTACTCTGTTTCCAAGTTTTTTCTTGTGTTATAGACTCTGTAGTGTCTTAATCAGCTCCTTAGTGTACCTCCCTATGATTCTTGTAGACGCTGTAGTGTCGTATTCAGCTTCTTAGTGTTATAGACTTGTAGTGTCGTAATCAGCTCCTTAATATTGTAACATTTGCTTCTCCCTTGAGCTTTTAGCCCACCGTAGCATATGGAAAACCATTAAATGGTTTAACCTGACTCTACGCAATAATATTCAGTTAGTAAGTTAGAAAGTGCTAAGAAGAAAACCACAAACCTGACGATTATTGTTTACTAACAGGAGAGAGCTGAAGCTGCGGCTTTGTTTTCATCTAAGGAAGCAGAAGAAGAGGTTAAGAAGGTATCTCAGGAGGTGGCTCAAAAAGTTTCAGATACTACAGAAGATGCAGAGGCTCCAAAAGTGGTGGCCCCAACACAGGAGCAGATTTTAGCTATCAAGGTGCGGTTTATCTATAAATCGAGTCAAATGGATTTTCACCTGCGTAGTGTAGGGACAAAAAGGATTATTCGctgatttgtttgtttataaataTGAAGCAAGTAAAGGCTCTGTGTTTGATAGTAATATTTCTGTTTTTCATTTTGATGATTATGCAGGCTGCAATTATTAATTCACAGACGATAGAAGAAATTGCCAGACTCGAACAGGCTTTGAAGTTTGGCCAGGTTCCTGCAGGCCTGGTAGTTCCTGATCCTGCATCTGGTGTTAATGACGGTTCTGGTCCTATGGAGGTAGGGTTGTCATATTAAATTTCTGCTCCTTGTTCAGTGAATCTTTTGGTTTTAAAGTAGATAAATATGTGTTGATTTTAGAACTGCTTGACTGGTTGATGTTTATGTTTTTGGATTCATGGGTTGGATCATCAACTGAAAATTCCCTGCATTTACTGTGCTTCAGGAATAGAAAGTGTGGCAGTTACTCATCCTCAAATGCTCACAGCTATTATTGTCTGACAAGCTTCACGATCCTTTAAGGTTTCTGCTTACTTCCTTTAGAAATTTGTGTAAACTACTTCTGCTCAAGAGCATCTGTTTTTGAACCCTTGGAAAGAGTGATTTAGAGGATGTAATCTTTAGCCTACATTTGCCgagggagagagagaagctGCACACATAATTTagcaatactgttttttttttgcattattGTTTCTTCTCAATTTATCAATAACTTAACTAGATAAGAAACTTTTGGAAGTGACTTTTACTGAATGTAATTtactaaaaaaaacttaaactagATAAGAAACTTGTGGAAGTGACTTTTACTAAATGTAATTtactaaaaaaaacttaaacaagatAAGAAACTTGTGGAAGTGACTTTTACTAAATGTAATTTACtaaaaaaaacttcaactaGATAAGAAACTTGTGGAAGTGACTTATCTTGGAGTTGCAAGCCGAAAATAATACCATTCATCAATCTAGATGACTTGCCATCTAAACGGATCTCTTATTCAAGAACCCTTCACCtcaaattcaaataaaatcGAACAAATAAAGCAAAATAGAAGAACGATAGATATTATCTTTCTCTTAGTTGCATGCCTCAGTAGCAATGCCTAGGCGAGAATTAGCAACATCAAACAAGATCCTCAGATTCTGCTGCTGCAGATTCGCGATCACGTTCAGAACAGCGTTCGCGTTCAACGGTATCCCCGCCATCGACAGACACGCCAGCGTTCCCGCGCTGCTGTGTATAAGCGTGTTCTCCACCGGCAGCTTCAAATCGAGTGACGTCATGTGCAGCGTTACCTTTGGCGCCAAGTTATCGCTATCCGCCGCGAAACACGTGTCGAACGCTCCCAGCGTCGAGAACGGCCCTTTCACCTGGCTCCTAAACTCGTCTCTGATGGCCTCGTAAACCGGTTGGACAAACCGGGTGATTACTGTACCGGAATCGATTATCGTACCGGCGCCTGAACTTGAGTCAAACGTCAAGTACGTTGGGTCAACGGGAACCTGTGTGGGTCCCACACTCACTCCTGTGAGATTGACGTAGTAAAGCGAAGGACGGTGAGCGCTGCGGAGGAGTGGGGTGTATCTGATGGATCTCGGTTGGCCCATTGGGCCCAGTTTCAACGACCCGGAGAAGTAGAAGGACCTGAAGCTAGGGAGGCAGTAGGAGAACACGCCTGAGTAAAGCGACGTCGTTTGAGAGATTAAAGAAGTGGGCCCGCGTCCAAGGCCCATTAGCCCTTGCGGTGGTAGAGAGTTCCCTGAGGCGGAGTTGATGCATCCGAAGGAGAAGTTGGAGATGACGTCGGAGGCTAACGTCAGCGTGTCTTGGACGAGCGAGGCGGAGAAGGACGAGCCTCCGCCGTAGGATTGGTTGAAGGAGCAGACTGACGACGGTGGTGAAGGCGAGGAGGATGGGCACGTGAGGCCACGTGCTTGCGTGCATTGCGCGGCGGAGCAAGAGACGGTGGAGTATGTGGAGGAGGAGTTAGGATTGAAGTAAGCGGCGGTCGCGGCGGTGGAACAGCCCGAGCAGCCGGAGCAAGGGAGCCAGACAGCGTCGTTGCTGGTGTCTAGGACCATGAACATGAGCTGAGGAGGGGTGCCGAGTCTGGCTCGGACGACGTAGTTGCCCGTGTGGAGGAGCTGGTTGGCGGAGGCGACGGGGACGGAGGTTCGGTTGGGTTTGTCGGCGACGAGGCTCGAGAGGTATGCGAGGCGGTGAGAGTCTGCGGAGGCCATGTGGAGGACGGTGTCCATGACGGATGTGGAGGTAGGATTTGCTGCGAAGGGTGAGCATCTTGCGTTAACGGGAATGATTGAGAGATCGTCGGAACCATCGGGAGCGGCGGTAGCGCATGTGTCACGTGTGGCGGTGGTAAGCGTGAGCGGCAAGAGAAGGgctaagaagaagaaatggAGAGATGAGGAGGCCATAGTTTTGTGGATAGTAGATAATGTTCTTTGAAtgtgatgtatatatatgccTAAAGAGTTATCTCCAAAGTACGAAAATGTCCCTCAACGTCGAGGTGTGGTTGGTGGATCCGGTCCGGTCACGTCTATCTGGACAGGCAGGACAGAGTTGATCATCTCACATGCGAGATTTAAAAAAGTGaatgtttgaatttttcttgGTAATTTTGGTCAAAACTATAGTATTTGCAGTTTCGAATTGAAGATACTTTTGGCAAAGGAGTGGAGTATGAATCCATCGGCGTTATTCCAAACCAATTAATTCTGTAAAGTTATAACACACCAATCTACTGTTACATAAATTGTTTTTTGGTTGTAGAAATATACATTGCTTATGTCGATTAGGGAGCTGGGAAAAGCTTGAATCCAATGAATACACTGTTGTGAGTTTTAACTTGATAGGTTGAAATAAGATAGAAGTCACGAGGAGACAGAGTGTGTGGACAAAAAGGCATTGTTTTGCATGTgaagtgaagtttgtttttGGATAGTGCTAAACAACCAAAAAACCAAACGCACCAATTATTTTGCTGCCATATCATGACAATACTCTAACAGACTGTTCTTTTGGTTCTTCTTCCATTCTTTTTGTTCGGTTGCGAGACGAGTGAACTATACATGTTCACACCTTAGATCGAAACTCTTAAATTTACTGAACTTACGCTGGAGTTCATttatagaaaaattattttgggCTCGGCATCACGACTATAAAACTTTATCCGATATCACATTACATCTTTGATCTTTCACAACTCTTTTAAGCTATGCTAACTTCtcaaccagaaaaaaaaaaaaaaaaaaaaaacttctcacCCAGTTGGGAATTACTGAAATCTTCTCATAATTCATGACTCGACAACGTCATTAACTTTATTATTTCAGTTTCTATGTTTGGGTATCTTTAACGTGAACTTTCAACACTAGTTAAGAAAAAGTTTCACAAAAGTTGTAATAAAAGAAAACAGTCCATAGTTATGTAAGTCCGTGAGCATCCCTTATCGTGTTGTAATGAAAATATCGACTATTCCTCTTTGTCTTTTCCTCTCATGGTTCGTTCACGAGccattttaacatattttataatcCTGAAAATTTTCATTATCTTTCTTTTATCCTTTGACACTTCAATATAATATGGATCTACATAGAGATCCTCAGATCCAATAATGTTTCCTATCAATTTGCTAAATGAACCTTACTTTCTTGAGTGACATTTTTTTCCTCGAAATAAAACTTGCTACCCAAGCATTAGCCAAAACAGTGTTTCTAAAACTGGACCAACATTGAAACCATGAACCGGTTACATAGCCGGATTGGATCTAATAATTGGTTCGACCATGAACCGGTTACATAGCCGGATTAGATTTCAGAGTTATTAAactactaaaaatattaaaattatcaaattttaattttttttatattttcattatgtatcatatttactaaagttatttttaaatttatacattaaaaatatattaaactagaTTATTGAACCAGATTTGACCCGATCGAACCATATTGAACCGTGATCCAAAAATTATATGGTTCAGCCTCCggtccggttttaaaaacacTGAGCCAAACCTTATGATCCCAAGGCCTTTGAATTGTCAGGTCTATTTGGGGAGGTAATGGGGAAAGCTTCGCAGCAGCTTAAAGCTTCACGAGGTGGGGTAACAAAGATGGCCGAAGCAGTACCTTTTTTGTTATAATCAGCTTCATGTTACGAAGCCAAGTTAGCTCTATACTGGCGTTTTAACAGTTAGCTCTGATACCGTTCCTCAAAATGATTGATGCGACAGCAACTCACATAAATTAATAGAAACGATGAATATGAATACAACACATACTTGAGTACAACAAATATTCTGAGCTTGAGACTGATGATCCAACCAATGTTTCTGTAGCTCTTATTAATTTTTACATTCACACACCAATGCAATAACACTTAAAAAGCAGGTGGATTCTTTGCTTCGCTTCCATAGCTTCACAAACTTACAAAGACGGTTTTGATATCCCTTTTGCATAAGCGCACATATCTCCTGAGAAATGAAGACAATTGGATAACTCTGTTAGATAGACTGTAGACCGAATTTGACATTGATGAAATCTTGAGATATAAAGTTATAAAGGACAAACTATTGAGAAGCCCTTTTCAAATCATGGAATACTATTAGGCTGGTTTCGACATGAAGAATAGAGTGTGTCGATTAAGATGGATTGACCATTTATAAAGGGTGAACAATCGATTGCAATGTCTGACATAATGTGCAAGAAGGTATTACTTGTTTACCTGCTTATCCCGAAGTATCCTCCTTGGGTTTAATTATCACAACAGGGCAGTGAGCGTGGTTGGTGCAGTAGTTGCTTACACTTCCCAAAAACATCCtattgaaagaaagaaaaagctgGATTCAACACTTGCATTTGCTCCACTAAATAAGATTTAGCTCATTATAGAAACACACCAATATGGAACATAAACgggaatttttttctttctccaaaGCAGTATTTCCTGGATGAACATAGATATGTCTGCTATTAAGTACAGTTTAACTGCCTAATTCTATTGTAACCACGCCAAAGAAGTTTAAAGACTTAACATTTTTTCATTTCTTCTGCTAAATGAGGGGACAAATTCAGAAAACATAGCAGTTTGATTatccatatcccacatgttgTTAAGCAAAACATCGTGTTATGAATATGATAGATGCAAGGATGCACTGTTCTTTCTGTTTCTTTAAACATTGATGTTTACTTGAGAGTTTTCTGCATCCTATATCAAAAATGttgcaaaatatataataacacaTCCAACAAACAACGAGTAGTAACTGCAGCAACTTCAAGGTTTTTATCACGCCTAGCTTAGACCAATAGTTCAAACTATTAGGCCAGAAAGCTCTTTCATTACTCAAGCCAAAGCAGATTCTAGTTCATAAACAGGCAGGCAACGATGTTACAGAGAAGTTAGTAACAGACAACTCATTCAGAAAGCAACCAAGGGTCAAGATCAAACGCCTTGAATTATGATTTGCAGCTTTCATCATCACTTCACCAAAACACACAAAGGCAAGATACTAGTGCGGAATAAGAAGAGATTAATCTACCTCTTAATGGGGCCATAAGCACGAGAACCCAAGACAAGCAAATCAGCGTTCAAACTCTCAACAGTCTCGCAGATCTTATCCTTGGGATCTCCAACAACCACTTGCGTTTTCACATTCACCTGAGAATAAATCATCACAACTTCCTCATCAATCAACACACTTGTACATATCACAGATTAAGTAAATGACACGTGTCTATTGATTACTGGAGTTGTTGAAGCGGTTAGGAGTTTGTTACGAAGAAACATAGTCACAAAAGGAGTGAAGAGGAGCTTTTGAAAATTCATTCGAAAAGGTGTGTGTGTGTTCATCATTTCTTTGAGCTTTTCTGAGTGTGTATAGAGCTGATAAGATCGATTCTTTGTTATACAACACTGGATCAAGTTGATTCTATCGTATATCGAAGTATATATATTCTTACTGTATCAACTCCAGATTCAAATCAATCAAATGATATAAGCAAATCGCTACTAGATCTCAAGACACTACTCACCGATCTATCAGCATAGATTTGACGAGCGTGTTCGAGGATCGCATCGGTGATCCTCTTCTGGTGCTGCTCGATCGCAGCGGCGAAAGCAGGGACCTCCACACCACCTTCATCCAAAAATCTTCCAGAGTCAAATTCAACAAACAGATCGTAAACAGTCATGCAGTAACGAGACTCAACTGGGACCACCGAAGGGGATTGTGCCGGGGCTAACGCCTGCGGCGATAGAAGGCGAAGGCTGGACATGGAGGACGACGAACGATGAATCGGAAGAAGACGATGAGAGCTTGAGGTTGTCTAGAGCCCATTTTAGAGCTTCCATGCTCACCTCGCTTCCATCTACAGCCACGACGACGCAAGTCAAGCTTCCCGAGACATCCATGAGTACTTCTTCAAAAATTCAATCTCTCTAGAGGAGTTTCAGTTTTGTGATTCAACGATGGCGTCCACGTCACCACTATTTAAAAATTCACGGCGGAGAAGAAGGGTAGATCTGTCATTTACTAGCTGAATTATAATTATTGATTTAGAGCTAGGTACTTTCTCCAACTTCAATCTCTCTTCTCTAATAACAGTTTTGTGATTCAACGATGGCGTCCACGTCACCACTATTTAAAAATTCACGGCGGAGAAGAAGGGTAGATCCGTCATTTCTCAGTGaagatattaaattattaatataaatagagAGTAAAGTGACATACGCGCGTGGAGTTCAGACGCGCTAGCATTCGTTGTTGacttctctctctcactcactcCGACCCTCGATTTCCGATCTCCGATCTCCGGCTGTTTCTCACGGCGAGATTTTCCCTAGCGATGAAGAAAAACATTGACGTCTTTGATTTCAACGAAGAGGATGACGAGCTCGCTGAGTCCGCTTCTGGAAAGCTATTAGAAAAATTCGCAAACCCTAGCTCGTCCGTTTCTCCGGCTCTGCAATGCCAACGCATCCAAAGCTGTGAGTCTctgctcctcttcttcttcctttaacTCCACACGGTGATAGTTCTAGTGGAAGcttaactgatttttttttttcaaaatctattttaaaatttcgcACGCTATCGTACAATTGAGTGAACATTGCTTTGTTTCTGGAGCTCGTAAGAGTTAGTGATCCTAAATGCTTCTCTAATACTAGAATTATTTTTGGTAAGTTATATAATGATTTGCACTGTTCCTCTAGACTCTTTGAACAGTTTGGTTGTGTACATGTTTGCATCATGTAACTGCTTATGAACATTGTTAGTTGCTGTCAGTTTGCCAGGAGGAACCTGCTCTTAAAGAAGTTGAAGGCGCGAGATGTGCAGAAGCTGCTACTACTGATGTAGTCGATCGTCATTGTGAAGATGCTCCGGCTTTAGCAACAGAAGCTGAGGAGTCCTCAAGAGACCATTTTACCGAATCAGATGTAAATCATGGATTAGTGTTTGGTTTGAATACCGACGACCGTGGAAAAGAAACTGATGTAGATGATGATAATCATGGATTGATGTTTGGTTTTGATATTGAAGACCACATGAAAGAAACAGATGGAGATCATGGACTGGAAAGCTTCTCTTGCCAGCCAAGCGCAAAGAGTTTCTACGCGGAAACTTCCTCTTATAGTCAACCCCAACTTAACTCACCATTTTCGGATTCTTCATCCAATGTATGTAAATCTATCTTGTATTGCTTTATTTTTGTATACGAGAAACCCTTCAAAAAAATTTTAGCTTGTATTTTAATCTCTTCATATTTACAGCCAGAGCGAACTGATATGATGTCAGCTATTGATGAAAGCTTGAGTGATCGATCCGCGTTGAGTGAAGCTTCTGATTCAGAAGGTGATGAAGGTACATCTTAAAGGCTTTTTGTTATATTTCCTTATATGTATGCTTTAATGTCCTCCTATGTCTAAGTAGATATTGATTTCAATGTTATATGCGCTGAAAGATTGGATGTCTGAACACTGCTTTGATGACATGGAAAAGGTAATGAGTTTTCTTGTTTCTTAACCAATGGCTTTAAATCTTCCGCCAGAATGTTTTAGCCTTTATATGCATGAGTCGggcttctttgttttttttttttgagcaacagcttctttgtttgtttataatttagattgaaatatatacatgaaaataatgCAACCTGCTTTCTTTAGcctaattattttaataatttcgcACTCTGTTGTTTGTGACTTAAAAATTTCATGTCAACGCttataattttaagagttggAATATGGGTATTACTCTTAGCAACATTTCTGATGGGACGGGTTGATAGTTTATACATCtggatatatttttatattacaCTACAGTAAGGCTACTTGTAATTGTGCCTTAGTGTTCAAAGTAAGAGTTACAATTGTCAAGTAACGCTTTCCACTTGGCAGATCGACAGAAACACGGCTGTTATCATGATTCCAGAGTATGTTGTGCTTAAGGATATGCCTTGTGCTCCGTCTCTGGTAATCTTTTCATGCAATGGAATCAAAATAAAGAGCTACCCTGATAATAATGAAGAAGGGCCATTCTGTTGTGAATTTGGAGTTGAAGACATAGTTAGTATTCAATACAATTGGTACCAAAATGTGAGTTTTTCATTTATTGTGTGCTTCCAGTTTGAAAGATACGTGATGGGCGCACTTTCTATTTTGCACATATGAACCTTTTCAGTTTTACAATTTTTGCTGGTCGCTTTCACAGGTTGGAGTGATTATTCTCAGAATTCGAGTTTTATTAAAGGATGAAAAATGGCATGAAGATAGGCAACACACCACAGGTATGCTCACTTACTCGGTTATTGTATATAAGCTATTTGGGTTTATCACAGAATTTTTGCCTGCAACTAGATATCTTGTTAAAATCGTATATACAATAATTAGTTGCAGGACCAAGATTCataaaagaaatttttatttatttttattcagcAAAAATCGAACAGTGGCTTTTAAATCCTCAGCTCTTTCCAACACTAAAGGATCCCTCTTCTAACTTTTATACTGCTTTGTGTGGTTTCCAGACATTGAGGAGTTAAAGTTTGCAGTTAAAGATCACAATTGGCCTGAGAAGCAACAACAAATTAATTCGCTGCATGTGAAATACCCGGCTGTATGGAATGCTGACCTCGAGTAAGCTTCTAATATTACGGAACGCTAATTGGAACACATTCTTTTTGCCACtttcatttcaaaattttgattgcaTGCTGTGATGACAAGAAATTTTATTTGCTGCATACGAGTACGAGTCATTTGGTTAGAACCGTATGAGGGGAGAAAACCTTAAGTCACTAGCAAACTGGACCAAATATTAGGAGAAGGGCACTGGACTCATATTTGGTTTTAGTTACATTCTGAGTACTTTGGTGACTTATAGTTCCAACTTCCAAGTCATCCATAACTGTTTCTTTATTGTAGTGAGGACGTGGAAGTATCAGGGGACAACTTGCATCAACGGAAGCGTTATTTTCCACGGTAAGAGTGATCTATAGGAGCTGTATTTTATTCTTTTGTAACAAGACGCTGTCTTCTGTTCTGCTTTTGGGGTAAAAATTTCCAAAGTACGTCGCTACTTATATTCTATGGCTCTCTGAAGTAGATAACTGAAAGAATTTAAACCACTGGGAGGTGGCATTTCATATTGAACTGcgaattttatgttttcttttcagCTTTGATGAACCATTTGAGGATGTTGTCTATCCAAAGGGAGATCCAGATGCTGTTTCCGTTTGCAAAAGAGATGTTGAGCTCTTGCAGCCAGAGACATTTGTGAATGACACAATCATTGACTTCTATATTAAGTAAGTTCTTCTCTCTGATGGAATGTTGACAGATAGTATAGGCTCTGGCATGCGTTGTAGTGTCTATTCGGGGTTGTGTTAAATTACTTTCATCACACAGTTGAATCTTTACTTATTTGATGGTCTCAATATAATACACAATTTTACTATTGTAGTCTTACTGAATTCTTCTTGTGATGCTAACCTTAATTATTGACAGCTTAGTGTATTATTCTATTATTCACAGTTATTTGAAGAATCAGATTCAAGCGGAGGAGAGACAGAGATTCCATTTCTTTAACAGCTTTTTCTTCCGTAAACTTGCTGATCTCGACAAAGATCCATCGAGTATAGCCGATGGAAAGGCTGCTTTTTTACGTGTCCGGAAGTGGACAAGGAAGGTGGACATGTTTAGGAAGGACTACATTTTTGTACCGGTGAATTTCAGGTACGAACATTTTTATGGCACTTCTATTTATGTTTGATGTGTATTGAGCTCCAAATCTGACTCTGGTAAATGGTAATGACAGTCTTCACTGGAGTTTGATAATCATATGTCATCCTGGTGAAGTGGCTAATGGTACAGGTAATGTCACATGTTACTCTATTTATTACTATTTCATTATCATTCAGCATATTTTATTATGTTGGATTCTGCAGATCTAGACTTAGAAGACTCCCCAAAAGTACCATGCATATTACATATGGATTCTATAAAAGGGAGCCATGCAGGGCTTAAGAATCTAGT
It encodes:
- the LOC103836312 gene encoding U2 small nuclear ribonucleoprotein A', with the translated sequence MVKLTADLVWNSPHFFNAIKERELELRGNKIPVIENLGATEDQFDTIDLSDNEIVKLENFPLLNRLGTLIVNNNRITRINPNIGEFLPKLHTLVLTNNRLVNLVEIDPLASIPKLQYLSLLDNNITKKPNYRLYVIHKLKSLRVLDFIKVKAKERAEAAALFSSKEAEEEVKKVSQEVAQKVSDTTEDAEAPKVVAPTQEQILAIKAAIINSQTIEEIARLEQALKFGQVPAGLVVPDPASGVNDGSGPMEE
- the LOC103836316 gene encoding probable ubiquitin-like-specific protease 2B isoform X2, translating into MKKNIDVFDFNEEDDELAESASGKLLEKFANPSSSVSPALQCQRIQSFCQEEPALKEVEGARCAEAATTDVVDRHCEDAPALATEAEESSRDHFTESDVNHGLVFGLNTDDRGKETDVDDDNHGLMFGFDIEDHMKETDGDHGLESFSCQPSAKSFYAETSSYSQPQLNSPFSDSSSNPERTDMMSAIDESLSDRSALSEASDSEGDEDWMSEHCFDDMEKIDRNTAVIMIPEYVVLKDMPCAPSLVIFSCNGIKIKSYPDNNEEGPFCCEFGVEDIVSIQYNWYQNVGVIILRIRVLLKDEKWHEDRQHTTDIEELKFAVKDHNWPEKQQQINSLHVKYPAVWNADLDEDVEVSGDNLHQRKRYFPRFDEPFEDVVYPKGDPDAVSVCKRDVELLQPETFVNDTIIDFYINYLKNQIQAEERQRFHFFNSFFFRKLADLDKDPSSIADGKAAFLRVRKWTRKVDMFRKDYIFVPVNFSLHWSLIIICHPGEVANGTDLDLEDSPKVPCILHMDSIKGSHAGLKNLVQSYLCEEWKERHKETSDDISSRFMNLRFVSLEQENSFDCGLFLLHYLELFLAEAPQNFSPFKIYNASNFLYLNWFPPAEASLKRTLIEKLIFELLENRSREVINEQDQSCESPVPVNNKTGIEVLSGRCTSLIDCNGNMTQTQEEQGIEMTLLERSAMRNMQAVNDSGMVLRDLFDAGASNTGSLLGQLQQTFDEPSSFYHLSNNSLATEQVEMESGEQFMCLNSGEGSNFQRITGTASPRASASFSSLNLSMMSVQKEGVADSLSNDSEDIGIIEETGESPSRETVSLFSATLGPSTDHNTENDELPSTQDELVVASSQDGRDEEKQLEDDVGIEEETSEDLKMGDKMSGDLVIEDKTSEAPGIGDKTSEVLGIEEKTNEDPAIEDKTSEVPGIVDKMSEDLGIEEDKISKDLGIEEKTRDDLKIEKTSEDVGDDCDQKEEPMEEEEEKRAAKRPRLSSTGDVEEMEIN
- the LOC103836316 gene encoding probable ubiquitin-like-specific protease 2B isoform X1 — encoded protein: MKKNIDVFDFNEEDDELAESASGKLLEKFANPSSSVSPALQCQRIQSFCQEEPALKEVEGARCAEAATTDVVDRHCEDAPALATEAEESSRDHFTESDVNHGLVFGLNTDDRGKETDVDDDNHGLMFGFDIEDHMKETDGDHGLESFSCQPSAKSFYAETSSYSQPQLNSPFSDSSSNPERTDMMSAIDESLSDRSALSEASDSEGDEDWMSEHCFDDMEKIDRNTAVIMIPEYVVLKDMPCAPSLVIFSCNGIKIKSYPDNNEEGPFCCEFGVEDIVSIQYNWYQNVGVIILRIRVLLKDEKWHEDRQHTTDIEELKFAVKDHNWPEKQQQINSLHVKYPAVWNADLDEDVEVSGDNLHQRKRYFPRFDEPFEDVVYPKGDPDAVSVCKRDVELLQPETFVNDTIIDFYINYLKNQIQAEERQRFHFFNSFFFRKLADLDKDPSSIADGKAAFLRVRKWTRKVDMFRKDYIFVPVNFSLHWSLIIICHPGEVANGTDLDLEDSPKVPCILHMDSIKGSHAGLKNLVQSYLCEEWKERHKETSDDISSRFMNLRFVSLELPQQENSFDCGLFLLHYLELFLAEAPQNFSPFKIYNASNFLYLNWFPPAEASLKRTLIEKLIFELLENRSREVINEQDQSCESPVPVNNKTGIEVLSGRCTSLIDCNGNMTQTQEEQGIEMTLLERSAMRNMQAVNDSGMVLRDLFDAGASNTGSLLGQLQQTFDEPSSFYHLSNNSLATEQVEMESGEQFMCLNSGEGSNFQRITGTASPRASASFSSLNLSMMSVQKEGVADSLSNDSEDIGIIEETGESPSRETVSLFSATLGPSTDHNTENDELPSTQDELVVASSQDGRDEEKQLEDDVGIEEETSEDLKMGDKMSGDLVIEDKTSEAPGIGDKTSEVLGIEEKTNEDPAIEDKTSEVPGIVDKMSEDLGIEEDKISKDLGIEEKTRDDLKIEKTSEDVGDDCDQKEEPMEEEEEKRAAKRPRLSSTGDVEEMEIN
- the LOC103836315 gene encoding universal stress protein A-like protein; its protein translation is MDVSGSLTCVVVAVDGSEVSMEALKWALDNLKLSSSSSDSSFVVLHVQPSPSIAAGVSPGTIPFGGPSGVEVPAFAAAIEQHQKRITDAILEHARQIYADRSVNVKTQVVVGDPKDKICETVESLNADLLVLGSRAYGPIKRMFLGSVSNYCTNHAHCPVVIIKPKEDTSG
- the LOC103836314 gene encoding aspartyl protease AED3, which codes for MASSSLHFFFLALLLPLTLTTATRDTCATAAPDGSDDLSIIPVNARCSPFAANPTSTSVMDTVLHMASADSHRLAYLSSLVADKPNRTSVPVASANQLLHTGNYVVRARLGTPPQLMFMVLDTSNDAVWLPCSGCSGCSTAATAAYFNPNSSSTYSTVSCSAAQCTQARGLTCPSSSPSPPSSVCSFNQSYGGGSSFSASLVQDTLTLASDVISNFSFGCINSASGNSLPPQGLMGLGRGPTSLISQTTSLYSGVFSYCLPSFRSFYFSGSLKLGPMGQPRSIRYTPLLRSAHRPSLYYVNLTGVSVGPTQVPVDPTYLTFDSSSGAGTIIDSGTVITRFVQPVYEAIRDEFRSQVKGPFSTLGAFDTCFAADSDNLAPKVTLHMTSLDLKLPVENTLIHSSAGTLACLSMAGIPLNANAVLNVIANLQQQNLRILFDVANSRLGIATEACN